A window of the Williamsia phyllosphaerae genome harbors these coding sequences:
- a CDS encoding cupin domain-containing protein — protein sequence MDGIRTLDFTGGAAVDSPIRPEWVVEGDPVARIHEWTISSDLLSTTAIWSCTAGTFRWYAEAEELVHILEGAVIVTDESGQSVELTPGRAAVLTAGEWTTWTIDDHVKKHAVWKTAVPTPVRLFWRALSALRRIARRARIVRRGSTPDAQPASATPFGIRTAA from the coding sequence GTGGACGGCATCAGAACTCTGGACTTCACCGGCGGCGCGGCGGTCGACTCGCCGATCCGGCCGGAATGGGTTGTGGAGGGCGACCCGGTGGCCAGGATTCACGAATGGACGATCAGTTCCGATCTGCTGTCGACCACGGCGATCTGGAGTTGCACCGCGGGCACGTTCCGGTGGTACGCCGAGGCCGAGGAGTTGGTACACATCCTCGAGGGCGCGGTGATCGTGACCGACGAGTCCGGGCAGTCGGTGGAGCTGACCCCGGGCCGGGCCGCGGTGCTGACCGCGGGCGAGTGGACCACCTGGACCATCGACGATCACGTCAAGAAGCACGCCGTCTGGAAGACCGCGGTACCGACGCCGGTGCGCCTGTTCTGGCGTGCGTTGTCGGCTCTGCGCCGTATCGCCCGACGCGCCCGGATCGTCCGTCGGGGATCCACACCCGACGCGCAACCCGCCTCGGCCACCCCGTTCGGAATCCGCACAGCCGCCTGA
- a CDS encoding cytochrome c oxidase assembly protein, with amino-acid sequence MSVTTADSIDLRRSAAAGLGWVVAWVTAIVAIIVTAMSASQFSELTGIPDPGWITTYGLPAVQGIGEIGAAIAVGSALFAAFLVPPQADGVLDVGGYRAVRWAAVGALVWGITSLMMIPLTLSNVSGRPLSESLQPSNLVTAVDQVADARSWLWTALFALVTAAFARVALRWWWTVVIFGLALLSLMPLALSGHSSAGGSHDYATNSLILHIVFATVWLGGLFAVLVYARGLGTHTGLAVARFSRVALWCIVVVGASGVINALIRVELSDLFTDTYGRIVLLKTVALIVLGGLGAIHRRRTVTALQSDPDDRAAFIRFGLVEVVVFAVTFGLAVGLSRTPPPAEDTSKLSVTEVELGYNLPGPPTALRILTEWRFDLLFGTLAIVLAVVYLRGILRLRRRGDAWPVGRTISWFAGCAILLFTSSSGLGSYSPAMFSMHMIAHMLMSMLIPVLFVLGGPITLALRALRPAGRTAPPGPREWILAVLHSPVSRFLTHPVVAFVLFVGSFYALYLGGLFDAVATYHAGHVLMNLHFLLSGYLFYWVVIGIDPAPRQVAPLAKVGMVFGALPFHAFFGVALMSMNSVIALDYFRGLRLPFGVDLMSDQRVGGGIAWAAGEVPLVIVMLALLIQWTRQDRRVAKRYDRREDRDNDSELAGYNAMLAELSGTGGTDARGADSDTSAAPDPVGGSRPGGDAS; translated from the coding sequence ATGAGCGTGACCACTGCTGATTCGATCGACCTGCGCCGCAGCGCGGCTGCCGGCCTCGGTTGGGTCGTCGCGTGGGTGACCGCAATCGTCGCGATCATCGTCACGGCGATGTCGGCCTCGCAGTTCTCGGAACTGACCGGGATCCCGGATCCGGGATGGATCACCACCTACGGCCTGCCCGCGGTGCAGGGTATCGGCGAGATCGGTGCGGCCATCGCGGTCGGCTCGGCGTTGTTCGCGGCGTTCCTCGTACCGCCGCAGGCCGACGGCGTACTCGATGTCGGTGGCTACCGTGCGGTGCGGTGGGCCGCGGTCGGCGCGTTGGTCTGGGGCATCACGTCGTTGATGATGATCCCGCTGACCCTGTCGAACGTGTCGGGCCGGCCGCTGTCGGAATCGTTGCAGCCGTCGAACCTCGTCACCGCGGTCGATCAGGTGGCCGACGCCCGATCCTGGCTGTGGACCGCACTCTTCGCACTGGTGACCGCGGCGTTTGCCCGGGTCGCGTTGCGCTGGTGGTGGACTGTGGTCATCTTCGGCCTGGCGCTGCTGAGCCTGATGCCGCTCGCCCTGAGTGGGCACTCCTCGGCCGGCGGCAGCCACGATTACGCCACCAACAGCCTCATCCTGCACATCGTGTTCGCGACCGTCTGGCTCGGCGGCCTGTTCGCGGTACTCGTCTATGCCCGTGGACTCGGGACCCACACCGGACTCGCGGTGGCCCGCTTTTCCCGGGTCGCGCTGTGGTGCATCGTCGTCGTCGGCGCCAGCGGTGTGATCAACGCGCTGATCCGCGTCGAGTTGTCCGACCTGTTCACCGACACCTACGGCCGCATCGTGCTGCTCAAGACGGTGGCTCTGATCGTGCTCGGCGGGCTGGGGGCGATCCACCGACGACGTACCGTCACCGCTCTGCAGTCCGACCCCGACGATCGGGCGGCGTTCATCCGGTTCGGTCTCGTCGAGGTCGTGGTCTTCGCGGTGACCTTCGGTCTGGCCGTGGGGCTGTCGCGGACGCCGCCGCCTGCCGAGGACACCTCGAAACTGTCGGTGACCGAGGTCGAACTCGGCTACAACCTGCCCGGTCCGCCCACCGCCCTGCGGATCCTGACCGAGTGGCGTTTCGACCTGCTGTTCGGAACTCTCGCAATCGTTCTCGCCGTGGTCTACCTCCGGGGCATCCTGCGCCTTCGTCGACGTGGCGACGCCTGGCCGGTGGGGCGGACGATCAGCTGGTTCGCCGGGTGCGCGATCCTGCTATTCACCTCGTCGTCGGGTCTGGGCAGCTACTCGCCCGCGATGTTCAGCATGCACATGATCGCGCACATGCTGATGTCGATGCTGATCCCGGTGTTGTTCGTCCTGGGTGGACCGATCACCCTCGCTCTGCGGGCCCTGCGACCCGCCGGCCGTACCGCCCCGCCCGGACCGCGGGAGTGGATCCTCGCGGTACTGCACAGCCCGGTGTCGCGGTTCCTCACCCACCCGGTCGTGGCGTTCGTACTTTTCGTCGGGAGCTTCTACGCGCTCTACCTCGGTGGGCTGTTCGACGCGGTCGCCACCTACCACGCGGGACACGTGCTGATGAACCTGCACTTCCTGCTCAGCGGATACCTCTTCTACTGGGTGGTGATCGGCATCGACCCCGCACCGCGGCAGGTGGCGCCGTTGGCGAAGGTGGGCATGGTCTTCGGTGCCCTGCCGTTCCACGCGTTCTTCGGGGTGGCCCTCATGTCGATGAACTCCGTCATCGCCCTGGACTACTTCCGCGGCCTGAGACTGCCGTTCGGCGTCGATCTCATGTCCGACCAGCGAGTCGGCGGCGGCATCGCCTGGGCGGCCGGCGAGGTCCCACTCGTCATCGTGATGCTGGCCCTGCTGATCCAGTGGACTCGCCAGGACCGGCGCGTCGCCAAGCGGTACGACCGTCGTGAAGATCGCGACAACGACTCCGAACTGGCCGGATACAACGCCATGTTGGCCGAACTGTCCGGGACGGGCGGGACGGACGCTCGTGGGGCGGACAGCGACACATCTGCGGCACCGGATCCCGTCGGCGGGTCCCGTCCGGGTGGCGACGCCTCGTAA
- the ettA gene encoding energy-dependent translational throttle protein EttA — translation MPEFIYTMKKVRKAHGDKVILDDVTMSFYPGAKIGVVGPNGAGKSSILKIMAGIDQPSNGEAFLDPGASVGILMQEPVLNEEKTVRQNVEEGMGKVKEDLDRFNEIAELMATEYSDELMDEMGKLQEALDHADAWDLDSQLEQAMDALRCPPADEPVTHLSGGEKRRVALCKLLLSKPDLLLLDEPTNHLDAESVLWLEQFLASYAGAVLAVTHDRYFLDHVAQWICEVDRGKLHPYEGNYSTYLEKKAARLEVQGKKDQKLQRRLKEELAWVRSGSKARQTKNKARLGRYEEMAAEADKMRKLDFEEIQIPTPPRLGDVVVEVKNLDKGFDGRVLIKDLSFTLPRNGIVGVIGPNGVGKTTLFKTIVGLENADSGTVKVGDTVKLSYVDQNRANIDPKKNVWEVVSEGLDFIEVGQNEMPSRAYVSAFGFKGPDQQKKAEVLSGGERNRLNLALTLKEGGNLILLDEPTNDLDVETLGSLENALDTFPGCAVVISHDRWFLDRTCTHILAWEGNVSEGQWFWFEGNFEAYEANKIERLGADAARPHSVTHRKLTRD, via the coding sequence GTGCCCGAATTTATCTACACCATGAAGAAGGTGCGTAAAGCGCACGGCGACAAGGTGATCCTGGACGACGTCACGATGTCGTTCTACCCAGGCGCGAAGATCGGCGTCGTGGGTCCCAACGGCGCGGGTAAGTCGTCGATCCTCAAGATCATGGCCGGCATCGATCAGCCGTCCAACGGCGAGGCGTTCCTCGACCCGGGCGCCTCGGTCGGCATCCTCATGCAGGAGCCCGTGCTCAACGAGGAGAAGACCGTTCGACAGAACGTCGAAGAGGGTATGGGCAAGGTCAAGGAAGACCTCGACCGCTTCAACGAGATCGCCGAGCTCATGGCCACGGAGTACTCCGACGAGCTGATGGACGAGATGGGCAAGCTGCAGGAGGCCCTGGACCACGCCGACGCGTGGGATCTCGACTCCCAGCTCGAGCAGGCGATGGACGCACTGCGCTGCCCGCCGGCCGACGAGCCCGTCACCCACCTCTCCGGTGGTGAGAAGCGCCGCGTCGCGCTGTGCAAGTTGCTGCTGTCCAAGCCCGACCTGCTGCTTCTCGACGAGCCGACGAACCACCTCGACGCCGAGAGTGTGCTGTGGCTCGAGCAGTTCCTGGCCTCGTACGCGGGCGCCGTCCTCGCGGTCACCCACGACCGGTACTTCCTCGATCATGTGGCGCAGTGGATCTGCGAGGTCGACCGCGGCAAGCTGCACCCCTACGAGGGCAACTACTCGACCTACCTGGAGAAGAAGGCCGCGCGCCTCGAGGTCCAGGGCAAGAAGGACCAGAAGCTGCAGCGTCGCCTCAAGGAGGAGCTCGCCTGGGTCCGCTCCGGCTCCAAGGCCCGCCAGACCAAGAACAAGGCGCGTCTGGGGCGCTACGAGGAGATGGCCGCCGAGGCCGACAAGATGCGCAAGCTCGACTTCGAGGAGATCCAGATCCCGACGCCGCCGCGCTTGGGCGACGTGGTGGTCGAGGTCAAGAACCTCGACAAGGGTTTCGACGGTCGCGTGCTGATCAAGGACCTGTCGTTCACGTTGCCGCGCAACGGCATCGTCGGCGTGATCGGTCCCAACGGTGTCGGTAAGACGACCCTGTTCAAGACCATCGTCGGTCTCGAGAACGCCGACTCGGGCACGGTGAAGGTGGGCGACACGGTCAAGCTCAGCTACGTCGACCAGAATCGCGCGAACATCGACCCCAAGAAGAACGTGTGGGAGGTCGTCTCCGAGGGACTCGACTTCATCGAGGTCGGCCAGAACGAGATGCCCTCGCGCGCCTACGTCAGCGCGTTCGGCTTCAAGGGGCCCGATCAGCAGAAGAAGGCTGAGGTCCTCTCCGGTGGTGAGCGCAACCGTCTGAACCTCGCGCTGACCCTCAAGGAGGGTGGCAACCTGATCCTGCTCGACGAGCCCACCAACGACCTCGACGTCGAGACCCTCGGTTCGCTGGAGAACGCGCTCGACACGTTCCCGGGTTGTGCCGTCGTCATTTCTCACGACCGGTGGTTCCTCGACCGCACCTGCACCCACATCCTCGCGTGGGAGGGCAACGTCTCCGAGGGGCAGTGGTTCTGGTTCGAGGGCAACTTCGAGGCCTACGAGGCCAACAAGATCGAACGCCTCGGTGCCGACGCCGCACGGCCGCACTCGGTCACCCACCGCAAGCTCACCAGGGACTGA
- a CDS encoding NAD-glutamate dehydrogenase, producing the protein MGTASSTTPTPAAVARSYFARPGQAFSDDAVGGGGTADLDQVERHLALARVRPPGQPVVEVVETDGAVRSVYIVVDDQALLVEAAVVVVEQAGLAVRRVDHPIFAAVRDDAGVLVALTAAGSPDADAAAVAESWIGLQVSPARGSIDADDVGARLTQVIERIGAVHADAHTMLAELAALADVVRDGGGNEQADLLTWLSDGHFLALGSLVSGPGDTGWSAATGVFVQASVPRPGDPARVPDTAVSIGRVHLPTGVIRTEYPTAVRVVEPGPAGRTHLFIGILTSAALHTDVLAVPVLRGVAGTVLAQAGVGGDSYAGATLLELLQNQSRAELFGAAPEDLAATLIDVLDAIAGREVRVYLRADPASEIVTARIYLPRDRYTTRLREQMQTLLVERLGGRSLEYTARISDSPLAFVHVIMRVDRGTCELLAGMAPADPRRAEIQTDIAAAARSWDDDLRAIAGGAIDADLVGAYAAAIPQAYKNERDPRAALTDVVVLAGLADGDHHVRLRPHSAEPDDRWTFGLYLCGRSASLTSILPMLQSLGVDVLDEHPFAVTRPDGIACWIYEFTIVPAAGVGVAPDSTSDLQTRFTDAFSRLWTGVADVDPFNELVLRCGLNWREVVMLRAYSRYLRQCGFSSGARHVTGVLGDHPEITAALGELFAVSFDPDRVDDDARAGVINRLDLLAADVLSLDADRIISAFVSVVKATSRTNFYSPDAGAALAFKLRPREIPQTPQPRPLHEIFVYSPRVEGVHLRFGSVARGGLRWSDRREDFRTEILGLVKAQAVKNAVIVPVGAKGGFVVRQPPTPTGDPAADRDATRAAGVGAYREFISALLDLTDNLDVGDGTGTAEVVPAPGVVRRDGDDTYLVVAADKGTATFSDIANSVAAEYGFWLGDAFASGGSVGYDHKAMGITARGAWESVTRHFREMGTDVASDDFTVVGVGDMSGDVFGNGMLLSEHIRLVAAFDHRHIFVDPDPDAAGSFSERRRLFDLPRSSWADYDTTLISDGGGVWSRESKSIPIADSVRAALGLTAGVESLSPPELMRAILLAPVDLLWNGGIGTYVKASTESHADVGDKANDGIRVDGNAVRARVIGEGGNLGVTEHGRIEFDMSGGRVNTDAMDNSAGVDCSDHEVNIKILLDSQVASGALAPDDRNRLLESMTDEVGRLVLADNISQNSELGTSRGLAAQMRDVHARLLGRLATDHGVDLELEALPHPDDLVARDRGAGLTSPELATMMAHVKLALKDDLLAGDLPDNDAFDDRLIAYFPQALQDSYPVGIAAHPLRRQIVTTTLVNDLVDTSGIEHVFALGESTGASSTDAARAFVVVAETFGLSGLRSRIVAAPGEITAIDEMLVHSRRLLFRASRWFVATRPQPMAIAAEITRYADRVAALDQHLPEWLGDSSRADIDAHAARWVSAGIPAEIAHDVAGCLHRFCLLDIIDAAEISDRDIGEVGALYGTLLDHLGVEQLLTAVSDLESGDRWQSLARLALRDDLFAVLRAMTLAVLEVGEPEESPREKIAEWELHNASRLSRARATLDEIAQSGHRDLATLSVAARQLRSVIR; encoded by the coding sequence ATGGGCACGGCATCGTCGACGACACCCACGCCCGCCGCGGTCGCGCGTAGCTACTTCGCGCGACCCGGTCAGGCTTTCTCCGACGATGCCGTGGGGGGCGGTGGCACGGCCGATCTGGACCAGGTCGAACGACATCTGGCTCTCGCCCGTGTCCGTCCGCCCGGGCAACCGGTCGTCGAGGTCGTCGAGACCGACGGCGCCGTGCGGTCGGTCTACATCGTGGTCGACGACCAGGCTCTGCTCGTGGAGGCGGCCGTGGTCGTCGTCGAGCAGGCCGGACTCGCCGTCCGACGCGTCGATCACCCGATCTTCGCTGCCGTCCGCGACGACGCCGGCGTACTGGTCGCACTGACCGCGGCCGGCTCACCCGATGCCGACGCCGCTGCGGTGGCCGAGTCGTGGATCGGTCTGCAGGTCTCACCGGCCCGCGGGTCGATCGACGCCGACGACGTCGGCGCCCGTCTCACCCAGGTCATCGAACGAATCGGCGCGGTCCACGCGGACGCCCACACGATGCTCGCCGAACTGGCCGCGCTCGCCGACGTCGTGCGCGACGGCGGCGGCAACGAACAGGCCGACCTGCTCACCTGGTTGTCCGACGGACACTTCCTCGCCCTGGGGTCGCTGGTGTCCGGTCCCGGGGACACCGGATGGTCCGCCGCCACCGGTGTTTTCGTGCAAGCCTCGGTTCCGCGGCCGGGTGACCCCGCACGCGTCCCCGACACGGCCGTCTCGATCGGACGGGTCCATCTGCCCACCGGGGTCATCCGCACCGAGTACCCGACCGCGGTCCGCGTCGTCGAGCCCGGCCCGGCCGGCCGGACCCACCTGTTCATCGGGATCCTGACGTCGGCGGCGCTGCACACCGACGTCCTGGCGGTCCCCGTCCTGCGGGGGGTCGCGGGGACGGTCCTCGCGCAGGCCGGGGTCGGCGGCGACTCCTACGCCGGTGCCACCCTGCTCGAACTGCTGCAGAACCAGTCACGCGCCGAACTGTTCGGTGCCGCGCCCGAGGATCTCGCCGCGACCCTGATCGACGTGCTCGACGCCATCGCCGGTCGCGAGGTCCGCGTCTACCTGCGTGCCGATCCCGCCTCGGAGATCGTCACCGCCCGCATCTACCTCCCGCGCGACCGGTACACCACTCGTCTGCGGGAACAGATGCAGACGCTCCTCGTCGAGCGTCTCGGCGGCAGGTCACTCGAGTACACCGCCCGCATCAGCGATTCGCCGCTGGCGTTCGTCCACGTGATCATGCGGGTGGACCGCGGCACCTGTGAACTGTTGGCCGGGATGGCCCCCGCCGACCCGCGCCGCGCCGAGATCCAGACCGACATCGCCGCCGCCGCGCGCAGCTGGGACGACGACCTGCGGGCCATCGCAGGCGGTGCCATCGACGCCGACCTCGTCGGTGCCTACGCGGCGGCGATCCCACAGGCCTACAAGAACGAGCGGGATCCGCGCGCAGCGCTGACCGACGTCGTGGTCCTCGCCGGCCTCGCCGACGGCGACCATCACGTCCGACTGCGCCCGCACTCCGCCGAACCCGACGACCGCTGGACCTTCGGCCTCTACCTGTGCGGGCGATCCGCGTCGCTGACGTCGATCCTGCCGATGCTGCAGAGTCTGGGTGTCGACGTCCTCGACGAACACCCCTTCGCGGTCACCCGGCCCGACGGGATCGCCTGCTGGATCTACGAGTTCACCATCGTGCCGGCCGCGGGGGTCGGCGTCGCCCCGGATTCCACGAGCGACCTGCAGACGCGTTTCACCGACGCCTTCTCCCGACTGTGGACCGGGGTCGCCGACGTCGACCCGTTCAACGAGTTGGTGTTGCGATGCGGGTTGAACTGGCGCGAGGTCGTGATGCTCCGCGCCTACTCTCGATACCTCCGACAGTGCGGGTTCTCCTCCGGCGCACGGCATGTGACCGGTGTACTCGGCGACCACCCGGAGATCACCGCGGCACTCGGGGAACTCTTCGCGGTGTCGTTCGACCCCGACCGGGTCGACGACGACGCCAGGGCGGGCGTGATCAACCGACTCGACCTGCTGGCCGCCGACGTGCTCAGCCTGGACGCCGACCGGATCATCTCGGCCTTCGTCTCGGTCGTCAAGGCGACCTCCCGCACGAACTTCTACTCACCGGACGCCGGTGCCGCGCTGGCGTTCAAGCTGCGCCCGCGGGAGATCCCGCAGACCCCGCAACCCCGGCCGCTGCACGAGATCTTCGTGTACTCCCCGCGGGTCGAGGGAGTGCACCTCCGGTTCGGGTCGGTGGCCCGCGGTGGCCTCCGTTGGTCGGATCGCCGGGAGGACTTCCGCACCGAGATCCTCGGGCTGGTCAAGGCGCAGGCGGTCAAGAACGCGGTCATCGTGCCGGTCGGGGCCAAGGGCGGTTTCGTCGTCCGGCAGCCACCGACCCCCACCGGCGATCCGGCGGCCGACCGGGACGCGACCCGCGCGGCGGGAGTCGGGGCATACCGCGAGTTCATCTCGGCGCTGCTCGACCTCACCGACAACCTCGACGTCGGTGACGGCACCGGTACCGCCGAGGTCGTCCCGGCCCCCGGTGTCGTCCGTCGCGACGGCGACGACACCTACCTCGTGGTGGCCGCCGACAAGGGGACCGCCACGTTCTCCGACATCGCCAACTCCGTCGCCGCCGAGTACGGGTTCTGGCTGGGCGACGCATTCGCCTCGGGGGGATCGGTCGGATACGACCACAAGGCCATGGGCATCACCGCTCGCGGCGCGTGGGAGTCGGTGACGCGCCACTTCCGGGAGATGGGCACCGATGTCGCGTCCGACGACTTCACCGTCGTCGGCGTGGGCGACATGAGCGGCGACGTGTTCGGCAACGGGATGCTGCTCTCCGAGCACATCCGTCTGGTGGCGGCGTTCGACCACCGCCACATCTTCGTCGACCCCGATCCCGATGCCGCCGGCTCGTTCTCCGAGCGCCGCCGACTGTTCGACCTGCCGCGGTCGTCGTGGGCCGACTACGACACGACCCTGATCTCTGATGGCGGCGGTGTGTGGTCGCGGGAGAGCAAGTCCATCCCGATCGCCGACAGCGTGCGCGCCGCACTCGGCCTCACGGCGGGCGTCGAGAGCCTCTCACCCCCGGAACTGATGCGCGCGATCCTGCTGGCTCCGGTCGACCTGCTCTGGAACGGCGGCATCGGCACCTACGTCAAGGCCTCCACTGAGAGCCACGCCGATGTGGGCGACAAGGCGAACGACGGTATCCGCGTGGACGGGAACGCCGTGCGCGCGAGGGTGATCGGTGAGGGTGGCAACCTCGGGGTCACCGAACACGGACGGATCGAGTTCGACATGTCCGGCGGTCGTGTCAACACCGATGCCATGGACAACTCGGCCGGGGTGGACTGCTCCGACCACGAGGTGAACATCAAGATCCTGCTGGACTCGCAGGTCGCCTCCGGCGCGCTCGCCCCGGATGACCGCAACCGGCTGCTCGAGTCGATGACCGACGAGGTCGGTCGACTCGTCCTGGCCGACAACATCTCCCAGAACTCCGAGCTGGGCACCTCCCGCGGACTCGCGGCGCAGATGCGCGACGTGCACGCGCGGTTGCTCGGCCGCCTCGCCACCGACCACGGTGTGGACCTCGAGCTCGAGGCCCTGCCGCACCCCGACGACCTGGTGGCGCGTGACCGCGGCGCCGGCCTCACCTCGCCGGAGCTGGCCACGATGATGGCGCACGTCAAGCTGGCACTCAAGGACGATCTGCTCGCCGGCGACCTGCCCGACAACGACGCGTTCGACGATCGTCTCATCGCGTACTTCCCGCAGGCGCTGCAGGATTCGTACCCTGTCGGCATCGCGGCACATCCGCTGCGGCGTCAGATCGTGACCACCACGCTGGTCAATGACCTCGTCGACACCTCGGGGATCGAGCACGTCTTCGCACTCGGCGAGAGCACAGGCGCGTCGTCGACCGACGCCGCCCGGGCCTTCGTGGTGGTGGCCGAGACGTTCGGGCTGTCCGGGTTGCGCTCGAGGATCGTCGCCGCACCGGGGGAGATAACCGCGATCGACGAGATGCTCGTCCACTCGCGACGTCTGCTGTTCCGCGCGTCACGGTGGTTCGTCGCCACCCGACCCCAGCCGATGGCCATCGCCGCCGAGATCACCCGCTACGCCGATCGGGTGGCCGCGCTGGACCAGCACCTTCCGGAATGGTTGGGGGACAGTTCGCGCGCCGACATCGACGCCCACGCGGCGCGGTGGGTCTCCGCCGGGATCCCCGCCGAGATCGCGCACGATGTCGCCGGGTGTCTGCACCGGTTCTGCCTGCTCGACATCATCGACGCGGCGGAGATCTCCGACCGTGACATCGGAGAGGTCGGCGCCCTGTACGGCACGCTCCTCGACCATCTCGGCGTCGAGCAACTCCTCACTGCCGTGTCGGACCTGGAGTCGGGGGACCGGTGGCAGTCGCTGGCCCGACTCGCGTTGCGCGACGACCTGTTCGCGGTCCTGCGGGCGATGACCCTGGCGGTCCTCGAGGTCGGCGAACCGGAGGAGTCGCCGCGCGAGAAGATCGCGGAGTGGGAGTTGCACAACGCATCCCGCCTGTCGCGGGCCCGGGCCACTCTCGACGAGATCGCCCAGTCGGGGCATCGGGACCTCGCGACCCTGTCGGTCGCGGCCCGGCAACTCCGGAGTGTGATCCGCTGA
- a CDS encoding acyl-CoA thioesterase has translation MSDAGNHRDESHRDDSLGGDDGHRVDAGYLVTVPVRWSDMDVFQHINHARMVTLLEEARIPWLFYDERPTVGLRNGCLVADLHVKYQGQVRHDESPIEVTMFTTRVRAVDFFVGYEVRPKGAAPDSRPAVVASTQLVSFDVDTQRPRRMTAQEKDYLTSFLRA, from the coding sequence ATGTCTGACGCAGGCAACCATCGGGACGAGTCACACCGGGACGACTCACTCGGGGGCGACGACGGCCACCGCGTCGACGCCGGATACCTGGTGACGGTGCCGGTGCGCTGGTCGGACATGGACGTGTTCCAACACATCAACCACGCCCGGATGGTGACCCTCCTCGAAGAGGCCCGCATCCCGTGGTTGTTCTACGACGAGCGGCCCACGGTCGGCCTGCGCAACGGGTGCCTGGTGGCCGACCTGCACGTCAAGTACCAGGGCCAGGTACGCCACGACGAGTCGCCGATCGAGGTCACCATGTTCACCACCCGCGTCCGTGCGGTCGACTTCTTCGTCGGCTACGAGGTGCGCCCCAAAGGTGCCGCGCCCGACAGCCGTCCGGCCGTCGTCGCGTCGACGCAACTCGTGTCGTTCGATGTCGACACCCAGCGCCCGCGCCGGATGACCGCGCAGGAGAAGGACTACCTCACGAGTTTCCTGCGCGCATGA